A single region of the Nicotiana sylvestris chromosome 6, ASM39365v2, whole genome shotgun sequence genome encodes:
- the LOC104231829 gene encoding binding partner of ACD11 1-like, translating to MSVKTVQVSNVSLGAKEQDIKEFFSFSGDIEFVEMRSDNERSLVAYITFKDPQSAETAVLLSGATIVDQSITIALAPEYKLPPTASVSPPPTGSTNIPAAGGSAIQKAEDVVSSMLAKGFILGKDAVSKAKALDEKHKITSTTSARVASLDQKYGLSEKITTGATIVNHKVKEMDQKFQVSEKSKSAFAAAEQTVSNAGSAIMKNRYALTGVTWAAGAFSRVTKAAGEVGQKTKEKLAKEEKGRNSAKGYVQEHAESQTGIKEPTIESQTGIKEPANDSQTGIQELTVSSLPPKA from the exons ATGTCG GTTAAGACAGTGCAAGTGAGCAATGTTTCTTTGGGTGCTAAAGAGCAAGATATCAAGGAGTTCTTTTCATTCTCTGGGGATATTGAATTTGTTGAGATGAGAAG TGATAATGAGCGATCTCTAGTTGCTTATATCACGTTCAAGGATCCTCAGAGTGCAGAGACGGCAGTTCTTCTTTCG GGAGCTACAATTGTTGATCAGTCCATCACAATAGCCCTTGCACCCGAGTACAAGCTCCCACCTACAGCTTCAGTGTCACCACCG CCAACTGGAAGCACCAATATACCTGCTGCTGGTGGATCAGCTATTCAAAAAGCGGAAGACGTCGTCAGCAGCATGTTGGCAAAAGGCTTTATCTTGGGCAAGGACGCAGTTAGCAAAGCCAAGGCATTAGATGAGAAACACAAGATCACATCCACTACTTCAGCCAGAGTTGCTTCTTTAGACCAAAAATATGGCCTTAGCGAGAAAATCACTACGGGAGCAACCATAGTGAACCACAAAGTAAAAGAAATGGACCAGAAGTTCCAAGTGTCCGAAAAGTCAAAATCTGCTTTTGCAGCTGCTGAGCAGACGGTTAGCAATGCTGGATCCGCGATCATGAAGAACAGATACGCTTTGACGGGGGTAACTTGGGCTGCGGGTGCTTTCAGTCGGGTCACTAAGGCTGCCGGGGAAGTGGGACAGAAGACGAAGGAAAAACTGGctaaagaagaaaagggaagaaattCAGCTAAAGGTTATGTGCAAGAACATGCTGAGTCCCAAACCGGAATCAAGGAACCTACCATTGAGTCCCAAACCGGAATCAAGGAACCTGCAAATGACTCCCAAACCGGAATCCAGGAACTTACCGTTTCTTCTCTTCCCCCAAAAGCTTAA